A portion of the Camelus ferus isolate YT-003-E chromosome 16, BCGSAC_Cfer_1.0, whole genome shotgun sequence genome contains these proteins:
- the LOC102504527 gene encoding C-C motif chemokine 4, which translates to MKLCVTVLSLLVLLAAFCSPALSAPMGSDPPTSCCFSYAQRKLPRNFVMDYYETSSLCSQPAVVFQTKKGRQVCANPSESWVQEYVDDLELN; encoded by the exons ATGAAGCTCTGCGTGACTGTCCTCTCCCTCCTCGTGCTGCTGGCTGCCTTCTGCTCTCCCGCACTCTCAGCACCAA TGGGCTCAGACCCTCCcacttcctgctgcttctcttaCGCCCAGCGGAAGCTTCCTCGCAACTTCGTGATGGATTACTATGAGACCAgcagcctctgctcccagccagcCGTGGT ATTCCAAACCAAAAAGGGCAGGCAGGTGTGTGCCAACCCCAGCGAGTCCTGGGTCCAGGAGTACGTGGATGACCTGGAACTGAACTGA